Part of the Tepiditoga spiralis genome, CTATTAAAATATTAAATACTATAAAAGAAGAAAAATACAAAGATCTAGTCTTATCAAATTTAGCAATTTTTTATGCAAATACTGACTTAAGAAAAACCTACAATTTTATAAATAAAATAAATGATATAAAAGTAAAAGCTATAACTATGGGAAATGTTTCTGTAAAAATTAAAGACATAGCGCCAACACTCTCTAATAAATATTTAAAAAAATCATTATACATATTAAAAGTAAATGAAAATAATTATTTAAAAGAATCATTAATTCTAAATTTATTTGATTTAAAAAAATATGAAAATTTAGAACTTATCTTAAAATCTATTCATGAAGAAAAAATAAAAAATGCTGTTATAATCGAACTTGCTAAAAAAATATTGAATACTCATACTTTCATTGAAATAAAAAACACTACAATTATGAATTATATAAAAACATGTATTTTTTTCGAATATTCTTTAAAAAATACCTTAACTATTGAAGATATAAATTTTATATTAAATTACATTTAAAAAAATAAAAGAACATATAAATGTTCTTTTATTTTTTAGGAAGCGTAAATATAAATTTAGATCCTCTGTTAGTATTTTCAGCTCTTATACTTCCACCATGCATCTTTACTAAATACTTTACTATTGCAAGTCCTAAACCAAGACCCGTATTTGTATTTTTTAATTGTTTAAATTCATTAAAAATATCATTTATTTCTTTTTCTGGAATACCTATTCCTGTATCTTCTACATTTATTTCATAATATTTTTCTTTATCAATACTTTCTATCATCACATAACCACTTTGAGTAAACTTTATAGCATTTCCAATTAAGTTATTTATTATTTGATAAACTCTTATTTCATCACCATAAACTAAACAATCTTTATCTACAGAATTTATTATCTCAATATTCTTTTTCAAATTCAATTTATGAGTATCTATTATTCTTTCAACAAGATAATGTAATTTTATATTTTGTTTATTTAAAGTTATTTTATCTCTTTTAATTCTTGAAAATATCATTGTCTCATTTACTAAAGTATTCATTTGTTTTCCACTCAAATATATTGTTTTTATTATATTTTTTTGTTTTTCATTTAATTCACCAAAAGTTTCATCTAAAAGCATCTTTGTAAACCCTAAAACTCCATTTAAAGGTGTTTTTAATTCATGAGACATCTTTGCAATAAAATTTAATTTTATTGCATTTGCATCTTTTAATTGTATATTCTTCTCCTTTAATTCTTTACTGTATTGCTTTATCATTTTCTTTTCTTTTTCACGTGAATTAAATATTATCTTTATAACTAAAATTATAAAAACAAACAATCCCCATTGCATCAATGGTCTCTTCCAAAAAACAAACATTCTTCTTTCACCTAATATTTCATAAAAAGAACTACCAATAACTGATAAAATTCCTATAGTGTAAAATCTTGCTTCCTTGTTCCCATAAAAAATTTCTTTAAAAGAAATAAAAATAATAACAAAAACTTCTATAAAAAAAAGAATATAAAATAAAGATCTTGTAGAAAAAAGTATGTTTACTGTACTTTTTATAAAAATTTTATTTATAAAATCTAAAAAACCTATTATACAAACGTACATAAGATTAATATTCCACATACTTCTTGAAAGTTTCTTATAATGTTTTTCAAATGTCGCCTCATAAAACATAAACATTCCAATTGGTAACGTTATAATTGCATATTCAAAAAATTCTGCCCATATATTTGGAGGTAAAAAGTTCATATAAGCTATTGAAGGATGTTCAAAATTCCATATACCACTGGACAACATTAATATAGCTAAAGATATTATTGATTTTCTTTCCTTCTTTTTAAAAGATATTGAAAAAAATAATATTAAAAAACCTAAAACAGTAAAAAAAACACCTAAAAATAAAAAATCTATATTTTTTATTTTTTCTTTTTTATATAAATTAATTGTATCATCAATTTCTATTTCTCCAATAAATCCTATATCTTTTTTATCAGAATACATTCTAATATATAAATATTTATTTCTATACTCTTGTTTTAATGGTATTAAATCAGCTGGATATCCATAATATTTATTTTTATTTAATGTATTTAAATTTATCATTCTATACAAAAGTTTGTTATTACAATAAATTTCCAAGTACCCCACTATTGAGGAAAAGAAAAATGATTTTCCTTCAAGATTTTCATCCGGTAACTTATATCTAAGCCACAAAAAATTATCTTTTTTATCTTCTATTGTATTCCCTTCGTATTTAAATTTTTTCCAATTATCATTAGAATTCATATAAGAAAATTCACCATTAATATATGGCGAATCTCCCCATTTCATATCAAAATATTTTATATTTATCTGTTTTGAAATCGTTAAAATATTCAATATTATTAATGATAAAACAAATAAAAATTTTTTCATTTATCTATCCTCATTATTATAATTTTTATACTTATATAAAAGAACTTATATTTAAATTTTACACTAATTTTTATAAAAAATCAAATATTTTATAAAATAAAATACAATGGAGAAATATTATAAAAATACTTCTCCATTGTATTTATTCATTGCTTCATCAACTTTATTATCAACTAACATTTCTATTATATTAGAAACTGGATCTAAAATTTTATTCATAACCGATAATTCATCATTTTTAAACTGAGATAAAACATAATCAGATAGTTTCATATACTCTGGTTTTTTATCAACACCAACTCTTATTCTTAAAAATTCTTGAGTTCCAAGTGAAGCAATTATTGATTTAACTCCATTATGACCCCCAGCTGATCCTGTTTTTCTTATCCTTATCTTTCCAAAATCAAGTGAAACATCATCATAAATCAGTACTATATCTGTATTATTTATACGCCCATACTTTCTTGAAAGTTCAATAAAAACTTGACCACTTAAATTCATAAAAGTCGTCGGCTTTACAAGAAGATATTTTGAACTTTCATATCCTTCAAATGTTCTTCCAGAAACTTCTCTAAAATCAATAAATTTTTTATTGATTTCATAAAATCTATCTATTGATAAAAAGCCCACGTTATGTCTTGTAAAGACATAACGTGGTCCTGGAT contains:
- a CDS encoding sensor histidine kinase; translated protein: MKKFLFVLSLIILNILTISKQINIKYFDMKWGDSPYINGEFSYMNSNDNWKKFKYEGNTIEDKKDNFLWLRYKLPDENLEGKSFFFSSIVGYLEIYCNNKLLYRMINLNTLNKNKYYGYPADLIPLKQEYRNKYLYIRMYSDKKDIGFIGEIEIDDTINLYKKEKIKNIDFLFLGVFFTVLGFLILFFSISFKKKERKSIISLAILMLSSGIWNFEHPSIAYMNFLPPNIWAEFFEYAIITLPIGMFMFYEATFEKHYKKLSRSMWNINLMYVCIIGFLDFINKIFIKSTVNILFSTRSLFYILFFIEVFVIIFISFKEIFYGNKEARFYTIGILSVIGSSFYEILGERRMFVFWKRPLMQWGLFVFIILVIKIIFNSREKEKKMIKQYSKELKEKNIQLKDANAIKLNFIAKMSHELKTPLNGVLGFTKMLLDETFGELNEKQKNIIKTIYLSGKQMNTLVNETMIFSRIKRDKITLNKQNIKLHYLVERIIDTHKLNLKKNIEIINSVDKDCLVYGDEIRVYQIINNLIGNAIKFTQSGYVMIESIDKEKYYEINVEDTGIGIPEKEINDIFNEFKQLKNTNTGLGLGLAIVKYLVKMHGGSIRAENTNRGSKFIFTLPKK
- the pth gene encoding aminoacyl-tRNA hydrolase; this encodes MKKIIIGLGNPGPRYVFTRHNVGFLSIDRFYEINKKFIDFREVSGRTFEGYESSKYLLVKPTTFMNLSGQVFIELSRKYGRINNTDIVLIYDDVSLDFGKIRIRKTGSAGGHNGVKSIIASLGTQEFLRIRVGVDKKPEYMKLSDYVLSQFKNDELSVMNKILDPVSNIIEMLVDNKVDEAMNKYNGEVFL